The following proteins come from a genomic window of Thermocrinis jamiesonii:
- a CDS encoding bifunctional riboflavin kinase/FAD synthetase produces MEKVVSLNLNSKCLKELDCVDELEGDWAITVGVFDGVHLGHRYLIQKLVDNARKRNLKSCVLSFYPHPSKILSPSQQPCELTDPLERAERILSLGVDKVVYINFDREFSKIRAEDFLKDVIYRRLKCKYLLVGYDWRFGYRREGEIELAKEFGQKLGFEVETAEPFYKNGHLISSTYIRRLLHSGRLEEAFEYLGERYYIRRKVVKGSGRGSLLGYPTANLGGTENLCLKEGVYAVMVDDKYLGVANYGYRPTFDGRTKVLEVHLLDFKGNLKSKKVKVEFLSFIREERKFSSKEELIKQIERDIATVQDSFRKVFPRF; encoded by the coding sequence ATGGAAAAGGTAGTTTCTCTTAACCTAAACTCAAAGTGTTTAAAGGAATTAGACTGCGTAGATGAGTTGGAAGGTGATTGGGCAATTACGGTGGGCGTTTTTGACGGCGTTCATCTTGGACATAGATATTTAATACAAAAGCTTGTGGATAATGCAAGAAAGAGAAATCTTAAATCTTGTGTTCTGAGCTTTTATCCACATCCCTCAAAGATCCTATCTCCAAGCCAACAGCCTTGCGAACTAACAGATCCTTTGGAGAGGGCAGAGAGGATCCTAAGTCTTGGTGTGGATAAAGTGGTTTATATAAACTTTGATAGAGAATTTTCTAAAATAAGGGCAGAGGATTTTCTGAAGGATGTTATCTACAGAAGGTTAAAGTGTAAATATCTTTTGGTGGGATATGACTGGAGGTTTGGCTACAGAAGGGAGGGAGAAATAGAATTAGCAAAGGAATTTGGACAAAAGTTGGGTTTTGAGGTAGAAACCGCAGAACCGTTTTATAAGAACGGGCACCTAATAAGTAGCACCTATATTAGAAGGCTTCTACACAGCGGGAGGTTAGAAGAAGCTTTTGAATACTTAGGAGAAAGGTATTACATAAGAAGAAAAGTAGTGAAGGGTTCAGGTAGGGGCAGTTTGCTTGGCTATCCCACCGCAAACCTTGGAGGAACAGAAAACCTGTGTTTAAAAGAAGGAGTGTATGCGGTTATGGTAGATGATAAATATTTAGGCGTTGCAAACTACGGCTATAGGCCTACCTTTGATGGAAGGACAAAGGTGCTTGAGGTTCATCTTTTAGACTTCAAGGGCAACTTAAAGAGCAAAAAAGTAAAAGTGGAGTTTTTGAGTTTTATAAGGGAGGAGAGAAAGTTTTCCTCAAAAGAAGAGTTAATCAAACAAATAGAAAGGGACATTGCTACCGTGCAAGATAGCTTCCGTAAAGTATTTCCCCGTTTTTGA
- a CDS encoding NYN domain-containing protein, whose protein sequence is MEKVAVFIDGSNIFHAIRQLNIKIDYTKLVDFLKEDRRLIRAYFYGAVPQEKDLKKNTPEWESYLRQKRFLEELSLQGIKVKTANLRRLPSGEFIEKEVDIMLATDMLSLAYKNVYDTAILVSGDSDFSYTVEEIQSLGKRVENASFKKTSSHILRKVCDRFILLDDYLDRFVVEEKLQVSQEVSFWEKVLKLWKR, encoded by the coding sequence ATGGAAAAGGTAGCGGTATTCATAGATGGCTCTAATATTTTCCACGCCATAAGACAGCTGAACATAAAGATAGACTACACAAAGCTCGTGGACTTTCTAAAAGAGGACAGAAGGCTTATAAGGGCATATTTTTATGGTGCGGTTCCACAGGAAAAGGACCTAAAAAAGAACACACCCGAGTGGGAAAGCTATCTAAGACAAAAAAGATTCTTAGAGGAACTATCACTGCAAGGCATAAAGGTAAAGACTGCAAACCTAAGAAGACTTCCCAGTGGAGAGTTTATAGAGAAGGAGGTGGATATAATGTTGGCTACCGACATGTTAAGCCTTGCGTATAAAAATGTATATGACACTGCCATCTTAGTAAGTGGAGACAGCGATTTTTCTTATACAGTGGAAGAAATTCAAAGCTTGGGTAAAAGGGTAGAAAACGCATCTTTTAAGAAGACAAGTTCTCATATTCTTAGAAAGGTCTGCGATAGATTTATTCTATTGGATGACTACCTTGATAGGTTTGTGGTGGAGGAAAAACTGCAGGTAAGTCAGGAGGTTAGCTTTTGGGAAAAGGTGCTCAAACTATGGAAAAGGTAG